In a genomic window of Leishmania mexicana MHOM/GT/2001/U1103 complete genome, chromosome 30:
- a CDS encoding putative C-5 sterol desaturase, with translation MEPLYTKMASFDMEALLPAQKYGIKVAFLGIIFVGFGVYNSVVIPAISAVVKGRIPERVKPLEKLSVKDKLYIGFAKAVTAVFVYHTYQFIRNTEVSRMSPNFLDCPAVVRSVMWLPVHLPALFIIYDFFYTLFHWALHWPPIYALIHKHHHRQMSPFRGNTDAINDNPIEYVSGEYLHLLALYLLTRMTPAGQVHALTAIIFIFLGGTLASLNHTRVDLHIPYIFNVKAHDYHHRQPRVNFGQYIMFWDWVFGTFQAEGLPSEESAKSLKKAV, from the coding sequence ATGGAGCCGCTCTACACCAAGATGGCCTCCTTCGacatggaggcgctgctgccggcgcagaAGTACGGCATCAAGGTCGCGTTTCTGGGAATCATCTTTGTGGGCTTCGGTGTGTACAACAGCGTCGTCATCCCTGCCATctcggcggtggtgaagGGGCGCATTCCGGAGCGCGTGAAGCCTCTAGAGAAGCTGTCGGTGAAGGACAAGTTGTACATTGGTTTCGCCAAGGCGGTGACCGCCGTCTTTGTGTACCACACGTACCAGTTCATCCGCAACACAGAGGTGAGCCGCATGTCACCCAACTTCCTGGACTGCCCTGCCGTCGTGCGGTCGGTGATGTGGCTGCCAGTGCATCTGCCGGCGCTCTTTATTATCTACGACTTTTTCTACACACTGTTCCACTGGGCCCTGCACTGGCCCCCCATCTACGCCCTCATCCACAAGCATCATCATCGGCAGATGTCTCCCTTCCGCGGCAACACCGACGCCATCAATGACAACCCAATCGAGTACGTCTCCGGCGAGTACCTGCACCTGCTGGCGCTGTACCTGCTGACACGTATGACGCCGGCGGGCCAGGTGCACGCGCTGACAGCCATCATCTTCATCTTTCTTGGCGGCACCCTCGCCAGCCTGAACCACACCCGCGTGGACTTGCACATCCCGTACATATTCAACGTGAAGGCACACGactaccaccaccggcagccgcgcgTCAACTTTGGGCAGTACATCATGTTCTGGGACTGGGTGTTTGGCACCTTCCAGGCCGAGGGGCTGCCCTCGGAGGAGTCGGCGAAGAGTCTCAAGAAGGCAGTGTGA
- a CDS encoding putative amino acid transporter aATP11 yields the protein MPGNCVPLSRTLDKDEVELKGRRSSDSNEAPAAAVEDMDPNWVDVDDDFSGVGGRKLLYECQELPVQNGVDRDTEGQPPSSFQTPDEVRDAKSRRRRNVFSRISNAIIPHGGLLSGAVNLACVTLGAGIMSIPSAFNTSGIIMAVFYLVIITSLTVFSITLLSKAMEKTGIYSFEGLARALFGRGGDIVAALLMWILCFGASVGFVIAIGDILKPIFAHPRVPPFLQEKNGRRCIMSGVWLLFMLPLVLPKRINSLRYMSAAGLFFIVLFVICAIYHSIAYGLKDGIRKDLVFVRPGNEAVSGLSIFCFSYLCQVNVGRIIVENTKRTTRMITLQAILSCSICATLYFLTGFFGYADFGPSLNGNILGRYDPYQSPVFFVVFPGIIVKLCASFSLDMLACRTALFQVMRWDVETMPYWKHTLVSVPIAIGALILGLFVPDINIVFGLAGAFSGGFIGFVFPALFIMYAGNWTLKKVGIWYYLGTYFLLICGVISIVFGTISTIYYSFFV from the coding sequence ATGCCCGGCAACTGTGTGCCACTGTCCCGCACGCTCGACAAGGATGAGGTGGAGCTGAAAGgacgtcgcagcagcgataGCAATGAGgcgcctgcggcagcagtggaggATATGGACCCAAATTGGGTGGACGTGGACGATGACTTCTCCGGCGTTGGCGGCCGGAAGCTCCTTTACGAGTGCCAAGAGCTTCCTGTGCAAAACGGCGTTGACCGAGATACCGAGGGCCAGCCACCCTCAAGCTTCCAGACACCGGACGAGGTGAGGGATGCGAAAAGCCGGAGGCGTCGAAACGTCTTCTCTCGTATCTCCAATGCCATCATCCCGCACGGTGGCCTGCTCTCTGGCGCCGTCAACCTGGCGTGTGTGACGCTTGGTGCCGGCATTATGTCGATCCCGTCCGCCTTCAACACATCGGGAATAATCATGGCGGTGTTTTACCTGGTGATCATAACCAGTCTTACCGTCTTCTCCATCACGTTGTTGTCTAAAGCCATGGAGAAGACCGGCATCTACAGCTTCGAGGGACTTGCCCGCGCTCTCTTCGGTCGTGGCGGCGACATTGTGGCGGCCTTGCTCATGTGGATACTCTGCTTCGGTGCTTCGGTGGGCTTCGTCATTGCCATTGGCGACATCCTCAAGCCGATCTTCGCGCACCCTAGGGTGCCACCATTCCTGCAGGAGAAGAACGGCCGTCGCTGCATCATGAGTGGCGTCTGGCTGCTATTTATGCTGCCGTTGGTGCTGCCCAAGAGGATCAACTCCCTCCGCTACATGTCCGCCGCCGGTCTCTTCTTCATTGTGCTTTTTGTCATCTGCGCCATCTACCACTCCATCGCGTACGGGTTGAAGGACGGCATCCGCAAAGACCTCGTTTTTGTGCGTCCCGGCAATGAAGCCGTCTCGGGGTTGTCCATCTTCTGCTTCAGCTACTTGTGCCAGGTGAACGTTGGTCGTATCATCGTCGAGAACACCAAGAGAACAACTCGCATGATCACACTTCAGGCCATCCTGAGCTGTAGCATCTGTGCAACGCTCTACTTCCTCACTGGCTTCTTCGGCTACGCAGATTTTGGGCCTTCTCTGAACGGCAACATCCTGGGAAGGTACGACCCCTACCAAAGCCCCGTCTTCTTCGTTGTCTTTCCCGGCATCATCGTCAAGCtgtgcgcctccttctcGCTGGACATGCTCGCCTGCCGCACGGCGCTGTTCCAGGTGATGCGCTGGGACGTGGAAACGATGCCGTACTGGAAGCACACCTTGGTGAGTGTGCCGATAGCCATCGGTGCCCTCATCCTCGGCTTGTTCGTACCCGACATCAACATCGTCTTTGGACTGGCTGGTGCCTTCTCAGGCGGCTTCATTGGCTTTGTGTTCCCCGCGTTGTTTATCATGTACGCTGGCAACTGGACACTCAAAAAGGTGGGTATCTGGTACTACCTCGGGACTTACTTCCTGCTCATCTGCGGTGTTATTTCCATTGTCTTTGGTACCATTTCGACGATCTACTACAGCTTCTTCGTTTAG
- a CDS encoding putative amino acid transporter aATP11, whose protein sequence is MKAAAAEWEPNVALEQNIPRELDTYGEELTEIDATDGNKVPAQACPDDSLHSKNREDKDLRIIGRLLQVMIPYGGMLSSGFNMASTTIGAGILGLPAAFHSVGIIMATAYLVLITAETVYSMRLLVQVSEKTGLRSFEEMAKHLLHPQANIFVAIIRALHIFGGSVAYVVTIGDLLKPILSSSASTPPFLLTSVGLKLLTTGFWLVFMFPLVLPRRINSLRYVSAFGILFILYLALVVITHSAMNGMRARPRPTTQLISTDNMAIEGLGVFIFSYMCQINCLEVAFEMRPRSVGRFTICAAVSMTICGILYYATGLFGYLDFGEMRGSILLRYNPLEQPHVFVSYIGVFIKICASFGLLNNACRSALFPLIGWDPYTVVYWKYLVGAVSLALLVLVLGLFVPNVNIVFGFTGGVCGGFVGFILPALFVMYAGGWSFRSVGVINYCCTYLILFAGVVAIVFGTAATIYSVAPN, encoded by the coding sequence ATgaaagcagcggcggcagagtGGGAGCCGAATGTTGCGCTAGAGCAGAATATTCCGCGAGAGCTCGACACGTACGGCGAGGAACTTACTGAGATCGATGCCACCGATGGCAACAAAGTGCCCGCGCAAGCTTGCCCAGATGACAGTCTCCATTCCAAGAACAGAGAAGACAAAGACCTCCGCATCATCGGTCGCCTCCTGCAGGTCATGATCCCGTACGGCGGTATGCTATCGAGTGGCTTCAACATGGCCTCTACCACCATCGGCGCCGGCATCCTCGGCCTGCCGGCCGCCTTCCACAGTGTTGGCATTATTATGGCCACTGCCTATCTAGTACTGATCACGGCTGAGACAGTATACTCCATGCGGCTTCTCGTCCAAGTTTCGGAGAAAACAGGCCTGCGCTCCTTCGAGGAGATGGCAAAGCACCTTTTGCATCCCCAAGCCAACATCTTTGTCGCCATCATCCGTGCGCTGCACATCTTCGGCGGCTCCGTCGCCTACGTTGTCACCATTGGTGACCTCCTCAAACCCATCCTCAGCTCCTCTGCGTCAACGCCACCGTTCCTTCTTACCTCCGTAGGCCTGAAGCTCCTTACGACAGGTTTCTGGCTGGTCTTTATGTTTCCGCTCGTCCTGCCGCGCAGGATCAACTCGCTCCGCTACGTCTCAGCCTTCGGTATTCTCTTCATCCTGTACTTAGCGCTCGTGGTCATCACCCACAGTGCCATGAATGGAATGAGAGCGCGTCCTCGTCCGACGACGCAGCTGATTAGCACTGACAACATGGCCATCGAGGGCCTCGGCGTGTTCATCTTCTCCTACATGTGCCAGATCAACTGCTTGGAAGTGGCGTTCGAGATGCGACCTCGCAGCGTGGGCCGCTTCACCATCTGCGCTGCCGTGAGCATGACCATCTGCGGGATCCTGTACTACGCCACTGGCCTCTTTGGGTACCTTGACTTTGGCGAAATGCGTGGCTCCATCCTGCTGCGCTACAACCCACTTGAGCAACCGCATGTGTTCGTGAGCTACATTGGCGTGTTCATCAAGATCTGCGCCTCCTTTGGCCTCCTGAACAACGCGTGTCGCAGCGCTCTCTTTCCCCTCATTGGCTGGGACCCCTACACCGTGGTGTACTGGAAGTACCTCGTCGGCGCTGtttctcttgctctcctcGTACTCGTGCTCGGGCTGTTTGTGCCGAACGTGAACATAGTGTTCGGCTTCACGGGAGGTGTATGTGGCGGTTTCGTTGGGTTTATCCTCCCTGCACTGTTTGTTATGTACGCTGGAGGGTGGTCGTTCCGCTCCGTAGGAGTAATCAACTACTGCTGTACTTACCTTATTTTGTTTGCTGGCGTGGTAGCCATTGTCTTTGGCACTGCTGCCACCATCTACAGCGTCGCTCCTAACTAA
- a CDS encoding putative amino acid transporter aATP11: MSTPSHPDRAPLVDNVQGRHQREDAQQQQQQQEEETRSGSVSVFSQSRSMQENGENLKEDDYSRRMSINLSNIDMEPFGVSEVLLDGNRLRYRNNDRDGGSHLKGVLESGEEGDEADQRPPKPPGTLRRAIHLLRFYFNVVVPFGGFLATTFNLASATLGAGIISIPSGFNLSGVIMSCVYLILAAAGTIYSMNLLAKVMVKTGLRTYAQSARVLLGRGADYFLAVLIIIQCFGGSVAYIIATSTLLSPILNAPSAPAFLKTKQGNRVITSVVWLTFMLPLVFPKKVNSLRYVSTFGVLFIVYFVACMIGHSATHGLPNPSIRSEMRMMRTGNEALEGLGVFLFSLMVQLNAYDIFFEMQHKTVFHFTLYTTIATGTCVLLYVLSGVFGYADFGSKVRDSVLSLYDPIREPYMAVGYIGIVVKICVAFALHMIPFRDALYHFLRWTPEEVPYWKHCLVMAIPATAALLCGLFIPTVNTVLGLLGSFCGGIIGMIMPALFYMYSGDFNLRKVGLLNYVATHLLLVGGVVSVVFGTVTTIYSTSQRSFIS, from the coding sequence ATGAGCACGCCGAGTCACCCCGACAGAGCGCCGCTGGTGGACAATGTGCAAGGCCGTCACCAGCGCGAGGAtgctcagcagcaacagcagcagcaggaggaggaaacTCGCTCTGGCAGTGTCTCCGTCTTCTCGCAGTCACGGTCGATGCAGGAGAACGGTGAGAATCTCAAGGAGGACGACTACAGTCGCCGCATGAGCATCAACTTGTCTAACATCGACATGGAGCCGTTTGGCGTGTCGGAGGTGCTTCTGGATGGAAATCGGTTGCGCTACAGGAACAATGACAGGGATGGGGGCAGTCACCTGAAAGGCGTGTTGGAAAGCGGGGAAGAAGGTGACGAAGCTGACCAGCGTCCGCCAAAACCGCCCGGGACGTTGCGCAGGGCGATCCACTTGTTGCGTTTCTACTTCAACGTGGTCGTGCCATTTGGCGGCTTCCTCGCCACCACCTTCAACCTTGCCTCGGCCACTCTCGGTGCCGGTATCATCTCCATCCCTTCCGGCTTCAACCTGAGCGGGGTGATCATGTCCTGCGTCTACCTCATCCTGGCTGCGGCTGGCACAATCTACTCCATGAACCTGCTGGCGAAAGTGATGGTCAAGACAGGGCTTCGGACCTATGCCCAGTCGGCGCGAGTGCTGctcggccgcggcgccgactACTTCCTCGCTGTGCTCATCATCATCCAGTGCTTTGGTGGGTCTGTCGCGTACATCATCGCAACGAGCACGCTGCTGAGCCCCATCCTGAATGCCCCGAGTGCGCCTGCGTTCCTCAAGACGAAGCAGGGCAACCGCGTCATAACGTCGGTGGTGTGGCTCACCTTCATGTTGCCACTCGTGTTTCCCAAAAAGGTGAACTCTTTGCGCTACGTGTCCACGTTTGGTGTGCTCTTCATTGTGTACTTTGTGGCATGCATGATTGGCCACTCCGCCACGCACGGCCTGCCGAACCCATCAATTCGAAGCGAGATGCGCATGATGCGCACTGGCAACGAGGCGCTCGAGGGCCTCGGCGTGTTCCTCTTCAGTTTGATGGTGCAGCTGAACGCCTACGACATCTTCTTTGAGATGCAGCACAAGACGGTGTTCCACTTTACCCTCTACACGACCATCGCCACTggcacgtgcgtgctgctctACGTTCTCTCCGGCGTCTTCGGCTACGCGGACTTTGGCTCCAAGGTGCGAGACTCGGTTCTCTCCCTGTACGACCCCATCAGGGAGCCCTACATGGCAGTCGGCTACATCGGCATCGTCGTCAAGATCTGCGTCGCGTTTGCCCTCCACATGATCCCGTTCCGCGACGCCCTTTACCACTTCCTTCGCTGGACGCCGGAGGAAGTGCCCTACTGGAAGCACTGCCTCGTCATGGCCATTCCGGCGACCGCCGCGCTGCTTTGCGGTCTCTTTATCCCGACCGTCAACACCGTCCTGGGACTGCTGGGCTCCTTCTGCGGTGGCATCATTGGCATGATCATGCCAGCGCTCTTCTATATGTACAGTGGTGACTTCAACCTACGCAAAGTGGGCCTGCTGAACTACGTGGCcacgcacctgctgctcgtcgGAGGGGTTGTTTCGGTGGTCTTTGGCACCGTCACCACTATCTACAGCACCTCCCAGAGATCCTTTATCTCGTGA